ACACGGTTCGCGTACTGGTACAGCGAAAGCCCAAATTCCGGGAGCGATGCAATCAGAAAATCAAAAATATCGGACTGGATATTTTCGTATTCGATCCATTCCACCGTATTGGCAAATGCATAGATTTCAAGCGGGAGTCCCGTCGGCGTTGGCGCAAGCTGGCGCGTCATGAGCGTCATGTCTTGAGCAATCGTCTTACGGCTGCGGAGATATGCCGTGCAGTAAGCCCTGAACGTTCCGATGTTTGTCAAATGGCGACCATTCAGTTTTGTAACCGTGACATTTTCCGACACACCCGAACCTTCACCGATTTCACTTAACTTTTGTTCCAAGTACGGGCGCAGTACATCAATCTTCATGAACTTTTCAATTTCTTCAGGCGTCAAAAAGCGGATGCTCTGCTGGTCAATGAAAAGCGAACGCTTGATGCGGCGACCGCCCGATTCCTGCATACCGCGCCAGTTGCGGAAAGAATTGGTTATCAAGTCGTACGCCGGAATCACCGAAACTGTATTATCCCAGTTACGCACTTTCACAGATGTAAGCGTAATGTCAATGACCGAGCCATCGGCATGGTGGCGTTCAATTTCAATCCAGTCGCCCTTGCGCAAGAGGTCCGACAAGTTTATCTGGATTCCAGAGACCAAGCCAAGAATCGAGTCCCTGAAAACCAACAACAAGACCGTTGCCATGGCACCCAAAGTCGACAAAATAATCACCGGACTTTTATTCACAATCTGTGACGCCACAAGGATGGTCGCCACGCAGAACATCGCAAGTTTTATGGCCTGGAAAATGCCACGCATCGGGCGTAGCTTCATTTTCACATTGCGTTCATTCAAACTTTCAATGACATCAAGCACAGCACTTGCAAGCAGGAACGCCGCCACCGTAAACAAAATATTTCCGATATGTTCACAAAATTCATAAAGCCAGTGTCCCTTCGCAAGCACATACGGGAACGACTGCACCAGAATTATCACCGGCACAAAAAAGAGCGCTCGCGAAATCACTTTCTTTTTCACAAGCAAGTCATCAAACTTGTTCGGAGTCTTTATGGCAATCCATTTCGCAAGCGGATGCACCACTAGATACAAAAACGCATAAACAGCAGCTACGACAGCAGAAAGTATCGCAAATTGGTAATAATCGTTCATGCCTACAATCTAAAAATTTCGTATATTATGCACCGAACTTTTATCATTGGAGCAATCATGAAAATAGCCGTTATGGGTGGCGCAGGATACATCGGAAGCCACACCATCATCGAACTCTACAAAGCAGGTCATTCCGTTGTCGTCGTCGATAACCTCGTAAACTCAAGCGATGAATCGCTCCGCCGCGTAGCAGAGCTTGTCGGCTCCCCCATTCCATTTGTGAAAGCAGACGTCCGTGACGCCGCCGCAATGGACAAGATTTTCAGCGAAAATAAGTTCGACGCCTGCATCCACTTTGCAGGGCTCAAGGCCGTCGGCGAATCCGTCGCAAAGCCGCTCGAATACTACGAAAACAACATGAACGCTACATTCGTGTTGCTCCATACCATGCGTAATCACGGCTGCAAGAACCTCATTTTCAGTTCTTCGGCAACCGTTTACGGCAACCCGGCACAAATCCCTATTACAGAAGCTTGCCCTAAAGGCCAATGCACCAACCCCTACGGACAGACAAAATCCATGCTCGAAGAAGTTCTCCGTGATGTGCAAAAAGCAGACCCGGAATGGAATATTGTTTTGCTCCGTTACTTCAACCCGATTGGCGCACACCCGAGCGGACGCATCGGCGAAGACCCAAACGGTATTCCAAACAACCTAATGCCATACATCACGCAGACCGCAGTCGGTCTCCGCAAGGAACTCGGCGTGTTTGGCAATGACTACGACACCCCGGACGGCACTGGCGTCCGCGACTACATCCACGTCTGCGACCTCGCCTCTGGTCACGTGAGCGCCCTCAAGGCTATTGAACGCAAGTGCGGACTCGCCATTTACAACTTGGGCACAGGTCACGGCTACTCCGTGCTCGACGTCGTAAAAGCATTCGAAAAAGTCAA
This is a stretch of genomic DNA from Fibrobacter sp. UWB4. It encodes these proteins:
- a CDS encoding mechanosensitive ion channel family protein, whose product is MNDYYQFAILSAVVAAVYAFLYLVVHPLAKWIAIKTPNKFDDLLVKKKVISRALFFVPVIILVQSFPYVLAKGHWLYEFCEHIGNILFTVAAFLLASAVLDVIESLNERNVKMKLRPMRGIFQAIKLAMFCVATILVASQIVNKSPVIILSTLGAMATVLLLVFRDSILGLVSGIQINLSDLLRKGDWIEIERHHADGSVIDITLTSVKVRNWDNTVSVIPAYDLITNSFRNWRGMQESGGRRIKRSLFIDQQSIRFLTPEEIEKFMKIDVLRPYLEQKLSEIGEGSGVSENVTVTKLNGRHLTNIGTFRAYCTAYLRSRKTIAQDMTLMTRQLAPTPTGLPLEIYAFANTVEWIEYENIQSDIFDFLIASLPEFGLSLYQYANRVP
- the galE gene encoding UDP-glucose 4-epimerase GalE; translated protein: MKIAVMGGAGYIGSHTIIELYKAGHSVVVVDNLVNSSDESLRRVAELVGSPIPFVKADVRDAAAMDKIFSENKFDACIHFAGLKAVGESVAKPLEYYENNMNATFVLLHTMRNHGCKNLIFSSSATVYGNPAQIPITEACPKGQCTNPYGQTKSMLEEVLRDVQKADPEWNIVLLRYFNPIGAHPSGRIGEDPNGIPNNLMPYITQTAVGLRKELGVFGNDYDTPDGTGVRDYIHVCDLASGHVSALKAIERKCGLAIYNLGTGHGYSVLDVVKAFEKVNNVKIPYSIKPRRAGDIATCYCNPQKAFDELGWKAQYGIEEMCRDAWNWQKNNPKGYKG